In Vitis riparia cultivar Riparia Gloire de Montpellier isolate 1030 unplaced genomic scaffold, EGFV_Vit.rip_1.0 scaffold686_pilon_pilon, whole genome shotgun sequence, a single window of DNA contains:
- the LOC117910265 gene encoding protein TRIGALACTOSYLDIACYLGLYCEROL 1, chloroplastic-like, whose protein sequence is MQTASLLHPVFCFSNRANKVDGWMKMKTSNLSPFLGRVSFTGKSQTCKFHIPVQRTRLFSIPSADDGHPSVSVSEENSDTNHAFNHEEESLLSKWSPPRYLWRGLSVFIMAGQVIIRILTGKVHWVNTLQQLERVGPRSVGVCILTAAFVGMAFTIQFVREFTRLGLNRSVGGVLALAFSRELSPVVTSIVVAGRIGSAFAAELGTMQVSEQTDTLRVLGTNPVDYLVTPRVIASCIALPFLTLLCFTVGMASSALLADSVYGISINIILDSAQRALNSWDIISAMIKSMAFGGIISTVSCAWGVTTMGGAKGVGESTTSAVVISLVGIFIADFALSYCFFQGAGDALKNCV, encoded by the exons ATGCAGACAGCTTCTCTTCTTCACCCAGTTTTTTGCTTCTCTAACag GGCAAACAAAGTTGATGGGTGGATGAAGATGAAAACATCTAATTTGAGTCCATTCTTAGGAAGAGTCAGCTTCACTGGAAAATCTCAGACTTGTAAGTTTCACATCCCTGTCCAAAGAACCAGGTTGTTTTCAATTCCTAGTGCAGATGATGGCCATCCATCTGTCTCAGTGTCTGAAGAAAACTCAGACACAAACCATGCAttcaatcatgaagaagaatccTTGTTGAGCAAATGGTCGCCTCCCAGGTACCTATGGAGGGGATTATCTGTGTTTATCATGGCAGGGCAGGTAATTATTAGGATCCTGACGGGCAAAGTCCACTGGGTGAATACTCTACAACAGCTGGAGAGAGTTGGGCCGAGATCAGTGGGTGTCTGTATCTTAACTGCAGCCTTTGTTGGTATGGCCTTCACCATACAATTTGTTAGAGAATTCACCAGATTAGGATTAAACCGATCTGTTGGTGGGGTATTAGCTTTAGCCTTCTCAAGGGAGCTGAGTCCAGTTGTGACATCAATAGTGGTTGCAGGGCGTATTGGAAGTGCATTTGCAGCAGAGTTGGGAACGATGCAGGTTTCTGAGCAAACCGACACACTAAGAGTTCTAGGCACAAACCCTGTGGACTATCTTGTCACACCTAGGGTGATTGCTTCTTGTATTGCTCTACCATTTTTGACACTCTTGTGTTTCACAGTAGGGATGGCATCAAGTGCACTTCTAGCTGACAGTGTTTATGGGATTAGCATCAACATCATACTGGATTCTGCTCAGAGAGCTCTTAATTCATGGGACATAATAAGTGCAATGATCAAGTCAATGGCTTTTGGTGGGATCATATCTACTGTAAGCTGTGCATGGGGAGTAACTACCATGGGAGGTGCCAAAGGAGTTGGGGAATCAACTACTTCAGCTGTGGTTATCTCTCTTGTTGGTATCTTTATTGCTGATTTTGCACTCTCTTATTGCTTCTTTCAAGGGGCCGGAGATGCACTGAAGAATTGTGTATAA
- the LOC117910262 gene encoding ylmG homolog protein 1-2, chloroplastic-like, translating to MASLMASQTLLLRTPNPTLYAPHCTPLPSFHVSLPTFSPAKSHRLRLRFRRDAKLAISASTTTPTTPFTDSTRTVSAILSSALAVSKVFIAKIQDIFLNLKQIDFTPNPEELAAIRDLRSSVVCAVGPLFFAAARDRPSGYLNTPLTVVAAGMAKWLDIYSGVLMVRVLLSWFPNIPWDRQPLSAIRDLCDPYLNLFRNIIPPVFDTLDVSPLLAFAVLGTLGSILNNSRGMY from the coding sequence ATGGCCTCTCTAATGGCTTCCCAAACCCTTCTCCTCAGAACCCCAAACCCCACCCTCTATGCACCCCACTGCACTCCACTCCCCTCTTTCCATGTCTCCCTCCCCACCTTCTCTCCGGCCAAATCCCACCGCCTGCGCCTCCGCTTTCGCCGCGACGCAAAACTCGCCATCTCCGCCTCCACCACCACTCCCACAACTCCCTTCACCGATTCCACTCGCACCGTGTCCGCAATTTTGTCTTCAGCTCTCGCAGTTTCCAAAGTATTCATCGCCAAAATCCAagatatttttctcaatttgaaGCAAATTGATTTTACTCCTAACCCCGAAGAGCTCGCTGCAATTCGTGACCTCCGGAGCAGCGTGGTCTGTGCGGTGGGACCGCTGTTTTTCGCCGCCGCTCGGGACCGCCCCAGTGGCTACTTGAACACCCCACTCACGGTGGTCGCGGCGGGGATGGCCAAGTGGCTGGATATATACAGTGGTGTGTTGATGGTTAGGGTTTTGCTCAGTTGGTTCCCGAACATTCCATGGGACCGGCAACCGCTGTCGGCAATTCGGGACTTGTGCGATCCCTATTTGAATCTTTTCCGGAATATCATTCCGCCGGTGTTCGATACATTGGATGTCAGCCCCTTGTTGGCGTTTGCGGTTTTGGGTACGCTTGGTTCAATTCTGAATAATAGTAGGGGAATGTATTGA